Proteins co-encoded in one Gadus morhua chromosome 6, gadMor3.0, whole genome shotgun sequence genomic window:
- the LOC115545852 gene encoding G2/M phase-specific E3 ubiquitin-protein ligase-like yields MKNILQALRANVAELTPTANCFNVVRSDILQSAIRTVQRRAFNPTCKIDVVFMDTLDGSREGSVDTGGPTREFLTLLMRAILASRFFVGPEDSKHLSLDSIGLNRGTYVTIGKMISICIVHGGVGPHVFSARLLCQLTGEPAPPVDVMEIDDEELRSQILRIKQASSILEVHAAIASAASNLALLGSLTVIRTMTDRDEVVESALKFYLDNRLHVPLQQLRQGLECLGVLQAAVGSTAFRRLFSGGPPAPLTAEQVMHMFAVNYSVRGSSRRSEEERAVGYWRDWLIDVEAGDAVLVVEDTENRVTLNQLLMFVTGADRVPPLGFPGEPTINFLHTVTVFPEANTCAMILKLPLHNTFESFSDSMISGIIQSPCFGYA; encoded by the exons ATGAAAAATATCTTGCAGGCACTACGTGCAAATGTAGCCGAGCTGACCCCAACTGCAAACTGTTTTAACGTAGTTAGGTCAGACATTTTGCAGAGTGCAATTAGAACAGTACAGAGGAGGGCATTTAACCCGACATGTAAAATAGATGTGGTGTTCATGGACACACTAGACGGGTCCAGAGAAGGTTCCGTCGACACTGGGGGACCAACAAGGGAGTTCCTAACCCTTCTTATGAGGGCAATTCTGGCATCCAGATTCTTCGTTGGACCAGAAGACAGCAAGCACCTAAGCCTGGATTCCATTG GACTTAACCGGGGGACCTATGTCACCATTGGCAAGATGATCTCCATTTGTATTGTCCATGGAGGAGTGGGGCCCCATGTCTTTTCAGCGAGACTGCTCTGCCAGCTCACAGGGGAACCAGCTCCCCCTGTTGATGTGATGGAGATCGATGACGAGGAACTGAGGAGTCAGATCCTGAGG ATCAAACAGGCATCATCCATACTGGAGGTCCATGCTGCTATAGCCAGTGCAGCCTCAAATCTGGCGCTATTGGGATCCCTGACGGTTATCAGAACGATGACAGACAGGGATGAGGTTGTGGAGTCTGCGCTAAAGTTCTATTTGGACAACCGACTACATGTCCCTCTCCAACA ATTGCGGCAAGGTTTGGAGTGCTTGGGGGTGCTGCAGGCGGCAGTAGGGAGCACTGCTTTTAGAAGGCTGTTTTCAGGTGGACCCCCTGCCCCACTGACAGCAGAGCAGGTGATGCATATGTTTGCAGTCAACTACTCGGTTCGAGGGAGCTCACGCAggtcagaggaggagcgggcagTTGGCTACTGGAGGGACTGGCTCATCGATGTTGAAG CTGGAGATGCTGTtttggtggtggaggacacgGAGAACAGAGTGACGCTGAACCAGCTCCTCATGTTCGTCACTGGGgcagacagagttcctcccctGGGATTCCCAGGAGAGCCAACTATAAACTTTTTGCACACTGTCACGGTCTTCCCGGAAGCAAACACCTGTGCTATGATTCTAAAGTTGCCGCTACACAACACATTTGAATCCTTCTCTGATTCGATGATATCAGGAATCATCCAGTCCCCCTGTTTTGGTTATGCCTAA